A region of Aquarana catesbeiana isolate 2022-GZ linkage group LG08, ASM4218655v1, whole genome shotgun sequence DNA encodes the following proteins:
- the LOC141105460 gene encoding uncharacterized protein yields the protein MGKGNKTSKTMEKNPAPATLSEAPEHVATSTTTPAPAGSSLPRPAKLYLPADGLPILEPWMKQTVMLQLKEVDGRVPDITLVIFGKKMILEQGFCKAETLSVQTFTKGIFFITFVSFQVCRQFWEIVKTCGAESPFRNFVANCPIQRDEVRVTMRNPHTQGKDIVTYLQRFCIVAKDPVRILNANGFWIGKCTVFCRPRRDSSGDLQHLQPCFSLGNSAGSLYYSSMPHNCIRCGHPGHVGKDCTELVCRFCWVAGRETKDCLRPKACNLCGLAEQVFKDFPKRTWTYVGALIQGMSSSSTGSKPTEKKPKEP from the coding sequence ATGGGGAAGGGCAACAAGACCAGCAAGACGATGGAGAAAAACCCTGCCCCAGCCACTTTGTCCGAAGCCCCCGAGCATGTCGCCACCTCAACCACCACTCCTGCCCCAGCCGGCTCCAGCCTGCCGAGACCAGCCAAGCTGTACTTGCCTGCAGATGGGCTCCCAATCCTGGAGCCTTGGATGAAGCAGACTGTcatgctgcagctgaaggaggtggacggaagagtcccagACATAACCCTGGTGATCTTCGGAAAGAAGATGATCTTGGAGCAGGGCTTCTGCAAAGCGGAGACGCTGTCCGTGCAGACCTTCACAaaaggtatattctttataacttttgtgtcctTTCAGGTCTGCAGACAATTCTGGGAGATAGTGAAGACTTGTGGCGCGGAATCCCCTTTCCGTAACTTCGTTGCCAACTGTCCCATACAACGGGATGAAGTGCGGGTgaccatgaggaacccccatacccaAGGAAAGGACATAgtcacctacctccagaggttctgcatcGTGGCAAAGGACCCAGTCCGAATCCTCAATGCCAatggcttctggataggtaagtgtacTGTGTTTTGCAGGCCAAGGAGAGACTCTTCAGGGGACCTCCAGCACCTGCAGCCGTGCTTCTCCCTGGGCAACTCCGCAGGAAGCCTCTACTACTCCAGCATGCCCCACAACTGTATCAGATGTGGCCATCCTGGACACGTAGGTAAGGATTGCACAGAACTTGTTTGCAGGTTTTGTTGGGTTGCAGGCCGCGAGACCAAGGACTGTCTGAGGCCCAAAGCCTGCAACCTCTGCGGATTGGCAGAGCAGGTGTTCAAAGACTTCCCGAAGAGAACCTGGACCTATGTTGGAGCCCTGATCCAGGGTATGTCATCCTCCAGCACTGGGAGTAAGCCCACAGAAAAGAAGCCAAAGGAGCCTTAA